From one Sardina pilchardus chromosome 6, fSarPil1.1, whole genome shotgun sequence genomic stretch:
- the gpr20 gene encoding G-protein coupled receptor 20, translating to MELSSTERPSTTNVTTTLCPTVTTNVSKVTREPFLNSLAHLDEGLYNDFYSLWIALLVINTLIFMVGMVLNTLALYVFCFRTKPKTTSVIYTINLAITDLLVNLSLPTRIILYYSGGKCINCSYVHIFSYFVNMYCSILFLTSICVDRYLAIVQVEASRKWRSPNVAKVACVCIWLFAVVVTYSFLTCCLTCLFALTVFEFFLPLLIIAIFTVRIVCALASPGLMQQSRERRRRAVQLLTSVLVIFTLCFTPFHVRQVLLYFNPEMPHHAVAYHVTVTLSSLNSCLDPVVYCFVTNNFQSTMKGFFRKAEAEQTSGDIVSMQKSSKGTGTVTAIAHSMMLMNLATAQEEQIPA from the coding sequence ATGGAGTTGTCGTCGACTGAGAGGCCTTCAACCACAAACGTCACTACAACGCTGTGTCCCACGGTCACAACTAACGTTTCCAAAGTCACCAGAGAACCCTTCTTGAATAGCCTGGCCCACCTTGATGAGGGACTCTACAATGACTTCTACAGTCTATGGATTGCACTGTTGGTCATCAACACCCTTATCTTCATGGTGGGAATGGTCCTCAACACGCTTGCCCTATATGTCTTCTGTTTTCGCACCAAGCCCAAGACCACCTCCGTCATCTACACCATCAACCTGGCTATCACTGACCTTCTGGTCAACCTATCTTTGCCCACGCGCATCATACTGTACTACAGTGGTGGCAAATGCATCAACTGCTCCTATGTGCACATCTTCAGCTACTTTGTGAATATGTACTGCagcatcctcttcctcaccagTATCTGTGTGGACCGATACCTGGCCATAGTGCAGGTGGAGGCCTCGCGCAAATGGCGCAGCCCCAACGTGGCGAAGGTGGCCTGCGTCTGTATCTGGCTGTTCGCTGTGGTGGTCACCTACTCGTTCCTGACCTGCTGCCTGACGTGCCTCTTCGCCCTGACCGTGTTTGAGTTCTTCCTGCCGCTGCTGATCATCGCCATCTTCACCGTGCGGATCGTGTGCGCGCTGGCCAGTCCTGGCCTGATGCAGCAGAGTCGCGAGCGGAGGCGGCGGGCGGTGCAGCTGCTGACCAGCGTGCTGGTCATCTTCACCCTCTGCTTCACGCCCTTCCACGTGCGCCAGGTGCTGCTCTACTTCAACCCGGAGATGCCGCACCACGCCGTGGCGTACCACGTCACCGTCACCCTGAGCAGCCTCAACAGCTGTCTGGACCCCGTGGTGTACTGCTTTGTGACCAACAACTTCCAGTCCACCATGAAGGGCTTCTTCCGTAAGGCAGAGGCTGAGCAGACCAGCGGGGACATTGTGAGCATGCAGAAGAGCTCCAAAGGCACAGGCACAGTGACTGCCATCGCTCACAGCATGATGCTCATGAACCTGGCAACAGCCCAGGAGGAGCAGATCCCTGCATAA